The following proteins come from a genomic window of Gimesia chilikensis:
- a CDS encoding HD-GYP domain-containing protein, which translates to MVSKAADKKNSPYTALDIDRLRIGVTLQAPIYEAEAEKNILLLARGKKITQAYIESLKKRGIRSVRVHERDLSNLMLPEGESQQSEPGSARRLKRRRTQLRTSVSSRKRQAPETRQAGSPWQIQTSSFLHQVSPVQTTDYVPALQSKYHEQFRVLTKATGEIYKQLLITTSVSMSQLNNMTDVSLAQLSDDLDLFVLEGTAPVEDGNLCRHGLQMSSLALAMGTQLGLDRDTLSQLSIGCLLHDVGMQKITACTSLSHEPASQLERLEVKKHPILTYDLLNQLHEIPMVSRMVAYQIHERCDGSGYPRGQQGNQIHPLSKIAAVADEYINLVSDHALSPGLLPYQAAEQLIFDAAHGKLDVQAVRALLQSISLYPVGSLVELNNGQRAQVIRTNRQHYGTPIVKLLDGSNNETILNLLAHDDLTVVRALSRNDLQPAAETSEAGIICQPV; encoded by the coding sequence ATGGTTTCAAAAGCTGCTGACAAGAAAAACAGTCCTTACACCGCGCTGGATATTGACCGCCTGCGTATCGGGGTTACCCTGCAGGCTCCCATTTATGAGGCGGAAGCCGAAAAAAACATCCTGCTGCTGGCCCGCGGTAAGAAAATCACTCAGGCATATATTGAAAGCCTGAAAAAGCGTGGTATCCGCAGCGTGCGGGTCCACGAACGGGACCTGTCCAATCTGATGCTTCCCGAAGGGGAAAGCCAGCAGTCAGAACCAGGGTCGGCGCGAAGACTCAAACGCCGACGGACTCAACTGCGCACCAGCGTTTCCAGCAGAAAGCGTCAGGCGCCTGAAACCCGACAGGCAGGATCCCCCTGGCAGATTCAGACCAGTTCTTTCCTGCACCAGGTCAGTCCGGTTCAAACCACGGACTACGTCCCTGCCCTGCAATCGAAATACCACGAACAATTCCGAGTACTGACCAAAGCGACCGGGGAGATCTACAAACAGCTGCTGATCACAACCAGTGTCAGCATGTCACAGCTCAATAACATGACTGATGTTTCTCTCGCACAACTGTCTGATGATCTGGACCTGTTTGTGCTGGAAGGGACGGCACCTGTAGAGGATGGAAATCTCTGCAGACACGGCTTGCAGATGTCGAGCCTGGCCCTGGCGATGGGCACACAGTTGGGACTGGACCGCGATACATTATCGCAGCTCTCCATCGGCTGCCTGTTACATGATGTGGGCATGCAGAAAATCACAGCCTGCACTTCGCTGAGCCACGAGCCTGCCAGCCAGCTCGAACGACTGGAAGTGAAAAAACATCCGATTCTCACCTACGACCTGCTCAATCAGCTGCATGAAATTCCGATGGTCTCCCGGATGGTGGCTTACCAGATTCACGAACGCTGTGATGGATCGGGTTATCCGCGCGGGCAGCAGGGGAATCAGATTCATCCTCTGTCCAAAATTGCCGCCGTTGCCGATGAATACATCAATCTCGTTTCGGACCATGCACTGTCTCCAGGGTTACTGCCCTACCAGGCTGCGGAACAGCTGATTTTCGACGCCGCCCACGGCAAACTTGACGTCCAGGCAGTTCGCGCTTTACTGCAGTCCATTTCACTCTATCCGGTCGGATCACTGGTCGAGTTGAATAACGGTCAACGGGCCCAGGTGATACGTACCAATCGACAGCACTACGGCACACCGATCGTCAAGCTGCTGGATGGTAGCAACAATGAGACGATTCTCAATCTGCTGGCACACGATGATCTCACCGTCGTGCGTGCTCTCTCCCGGAATGATCTGCAGCCTGCTGCGGAAACTTCTGAGGCAGGTATCATTTGCCAGCCGGTGTAA
- the ruvA gene encoding Holliday junction branch migration protein RuvA: MITNIRGQLSELSLTEAIISVGAFDYEVFIPEFVRRQLQPLIGKEVSLKTIEYIEGNPQKGRLTPRMIGFMSHAEREFFELVCSVDGVGVKKTLRAMVRPVKEVATAIEEKDIKQLTTLPGIGPAVAERIVAKLRRKMAKFALIVAKEFPADEAQTDVFGEAYEALLSLGYSANEARDKVETMAEDGQKFKSIEEFLTALYQQERN; encoded by the coding sequence ATGATTACAAATATCCGTGGCCAATTGAGCGAACTGAGTCTGACCGAGGCGATCATCTCGGTGGGGGCCTTTGACTATGAAGTGTTTATCCCCGAGTTTGTCCGTCGTCAGCTGCAACCTCTGATCGGTAAAGAGGTCAGTCTCAAAACCATCGAATACATCGAGGGGAACCCGCAGAAAGGGCGACTGACTCCGCGGATGATCGGTTTCATGAGCCATGCGGAGCGGGAGTTCTTTGAACTGGTCTGCTCGGTGGATGGCGTGGGCGTCAAGAAAACGCTAAGGGCCATGGTGCGTCCCGTGAAAGAGGTCGCCACCGCGATCGAAGAAAAAGACATCAAGCAACTCACGACACTCCCCGGCATCGGCCCCGCGGTGGCAGAACGGATCGTCGCCAAGCTCCGCCGCAAGATGGCCAAGTTTGCCCTGATTGTCGCCAAGGAATTCCCTGCCGATGAAGCACAGACCGATGTCTTCGGCGAAGCCTACGAGGCGCTACTCAGTCTGGGATATTCCGCAAACGAAGCCCGCGACAAGGTAGAGACCATGGCCGAGGATGGCCAGAAGTTCAAAAGCATCGAGGAGTTCCTCACCGCACTCTACCAGCAGGAACGCAACTGA
- a CDS encoding glycerate kinase yields MSEMTSLAKRALQIWKSGVRAVDSQCLVRQAIQVSDQELSICGHNFPLAGHENLVVVGAGKAGSGMAAGVEAALAGSPLLERCRGWVNVPADCVRKLSKINLYPARPASLNEPTPEGVYGSRQILKMISQLQPDDLCLVLISGGGSALLPAPLPPVTLEDKQAVTRLLMSSGATIQELNCVRKQISQVKGGRLAQAATSGTVIALIISDVVGDPLDIIASGPTVTDPATPEEAIWVLEHYATDLNLVPKSVWQVLRANEDEPEARRAQPQANVINQIIGSNATALSAAENAARSLGYEVYSLGSTNEGVASEVGIDLAELCLKIRSGQGPVTRPACILSGGEPVVDLSSTPRPGKGGRNQEVVLAALQRLWEEDLTDVCLLSGGTDGEDGPTDAAGGIIDARTQKKAQELGMNVDDYLQTHNAYPCLSQIGGLIKTGATQTNVMDLRVALIG; encoded by the coding sequence ATGTCTGAGATGACCTCTCTCGCCAAACGTGCTCTGCAGATCTGGAAGAGCGGTGTCCGGGCCGTTGATTCCCAGTGCCTGGTCCGCCAGGCGATCCAGGTTTCGGACCAGGAACTCTCGATCTGTGGTCATAACTTTCCACTCGCAGGACACGAAAATCTGGTTGTCGTGGGAGCCGGTAAAGCGGGGTCCGGGATGGCGGCCGGAGTCGAAGCAGCTCTGGCCGGCTCTCCTCTGCTGGAACGTTGTCGCGGCTGGGTGAATGTTCCCGCTGACTGTGTCAGAAAACTCAGCAAAATCAATCTCTATCCCGCACGCCCTGCCAGTCTGAATGAGCCTACGCCGGAAGGCGTCTATGGATCGCGGCAGATTCTGAAAATGATCTCTCAGCTTCAACCGGATGATCTCTGCCTGGTGTTAATCTCGGGGGGCGGCAGTGCATTGTTGCCCGCTCCACTTCCGCCGGTGACACTGGAAGACAAACAGGCCGTCACGCGGCTGCTGATGTCGTCTGGAGCTACGATTCAGGAACTCAACTGTGTCCGCAAACAGATCTCCCAGGTGAAAGGAGGCCGTCTGGCGCAGGCTGCCACCTCCGGGACGGTGATCGCACTGATTATCTCTGATGTCGTGGGAGATCCGCTGGATATCATTGCCTCGGGACCGACTGTAACAGACCCTGCAACCCCGGAAGAAGCGATCTGGGTTCTGGAACATTATGCCACGGATCTGAACCTGGTTCCGAAGTCGGTCTGGCAGGTATTACGCGCGAACGAGGATGAACCCGAAGCGCGCAGGGCACAGCCACAGGCAAACGTCATCAACCAAATAATCGGCAGCAATGCGACTGCCCTGTCGGCTGCTGAGAACGCGGCCCGTAGTCTGGGTTATGAAGTCTACTCGCTGGGTTCGACGAATGAAGGGGTTGCTTCAGAAGTGGGTATCGATCTGGCCGAACTCTGTCTGAAGATTCGCAGTGGTCAGGGACCGGTAACGCGGCCTGCCTGTATTTTGAGTGGCGGTGAGCCAGTGGTCGATCTTTCCTCCACTCCGCGTCCCGGTAAAGGGGGACGCAATCAGGAAGTCGTTCTGGCTGCACTTCAAAGGCTCTGGGAAGAAGATTTGACAGACGTCTGTCTGCTTTCAGGGGGCACCGATGGTGAAGATGGTCCGACCGATGCGGCCGGTGGAATCATTGATGCCCGTACCCAAAAGAAGGCGCAGGAGCTAGGGATGAACGTCGACGACTATCTGCAGACGCACAATGCCTATCCCTGCCTGTCGCAAATCGGGGGCTTGATCAAGACCGGAGCGACACAGACCAACGTCATGGATTTACGGGTCGCACTCATCGGTTAA